The genomic segment GATGTTGGGCAGGCCCACATGCGCCCCCAGCGCCCCGAACACGCAATCGGTGCGCAGTTGGTCGATGATAATGAAAAGGATGTTTCCCTGTCGCGGCATCGCCCGCCGTTTCCCACCTCGTGCCGACGCCGGCCGGCCAGCAGACGCAAGGCCTGCGAGCGAAGAACGCCCTCGGCGCGATCAGTCCAGTTCGTCCGTTTCTGCCTATATTTTGTACCGCAAGACGGAAGAACTTGCGGAGAATCGGTACATCTGGACTTATCTATTCTGCGAACTGTCACTTCGCGATATGGGAATTGGGGGCGACACTCCGCAACATAAAACCGTTACAAGAATTACCGAGGTTCATCGGGTCTAAAGTCCTGAAGGGAGAATTCACATGACAACCAAATCCAACCTCACCCGCCGGTCGGTTCTGCGGGGGGCCACCACGATGGGTGCCGCCGCACTGGCCGCACCGCTTTATTCGAAAAGCGCGCTGGCCTCGTCGGGCGAGATCAACATCCTGATGTGGTCGGATTACCTGCCCGAGAAATTCATCGCCGATTTCGAGGGCGAGACCGGGATCAAGATCAACTACACCGGCATCGGCTCGAACGAGGAAATCATCAACAAGATGAAGGCCACCAAGGGCCAGGGCTTCGACATCGTCAGCCCCACCAACAACCGCTCGCTCCAGTGGGAGCCGCTGGAACTGCTTCAGCCCTTCGACATGAGCAAGGTCAACATCGACGCGGTGAACCCGGCGATGGCCAAGATCGGCACCGACGCGTGGAACTTCGGCGGTGAAGGCGTGCATTGGCTGCCGCATATCTGGGGCACCGAGGGCATCGCCTATCGCACCGACCTGTGGCTGCCGAGCGGCGACGCGCCGAGCTATGGCGATGTCTGGTCGGAAGAGAACGCCGGCAAGACCATGGGTCGCGCGCACTCGATGATGCTGGGCGCCGGCCTCTACATGGAAGCCTCGGGCCAGATGGAGCCGGGCTCGGTGTGGTCGGCCTATAGCGACGAGGAAACCATGCGGAAGGTCTGGACCCAGATCGCCGACTGGACCATCGAGCGCAAGAACCGCATCAAGCTGATCTGGAACGATGCCGACACGCAGAAGAACGGCCTTCTGAATGAAGGTGTGATCGTCGGCCAGACCTGGGATGGCCCGCCGCTGGCGCTGAAATCCGCGGGCGAGCCGGTGCACTACCAGGCGCCGGTCGAGGGCGCAATGGCCTGGGTCGACGGCATGTCGGTGCCGATCGGGGCCCAGAACATGGAGCAGATCTACGCCTTCATCGATTTCGCCTACCAGCAGGAGCCTGCGGGCGTCGCGATCGACAGCCACGGCTACAACTCGCCGGTTCTGGGCGCAGACCAGTATTCGGGCGACACCTACAAGAAGAACTTCGCCGAGGCCTATCCGGGCGACAGCCTGGCCAACCTGAACCCGTGGCCGGCCGAAGCACCCTGGTACGCCGAAGTGCGCACCGAGTTCGTCAACAAGTTCAAGAGCGCCTGAACCGCGCCTTGCCAATACCCCCGGCCCCCTTGCGGGGCCGGGGTTTTTTCCATGACAGACCAGCGCGCGGCGGCCCGGGACAGGCCGGAATAGCGCGCGGCAGACGGGGGATAGCGGATGAGTGCGGGGGTCGGTGTCGATCTTGAGAACCTGTGGATCAGGTTCGGCGATTTCGTCGCGGTGCGCGATGCGAACGTGGCCATCAAAGGGGGGAACTTCTTCTCGTTCCTCGGGCCGTCAGGCTGTGGCAAGACCACGATCCTGCGCGCGGTTTCGGGGTTCCTGGAACCCTCCGAGGGCCGGGTGCTGATCGGCGGCAACGACATGAAGGGGATCGGCCCCAACAAACGCCCGACCGCGCTGATCTTCCAGAACCTCGCGCTGTTCCCGCTGATGAAGGTGTGGGAGAACATCACCTTCTCGCTCGAGATCAAGGGCGCCAGCACGGCCGAACGCCGCAAGCGCGCCGACGAGCTGCTCGAGATGATCGCGCTCAAGGGGCAGGGGGACAAGCTGCCCTCCGAACTCTCCGGTGGCCAGAGGCAGCGGGTGGCGATTGCCCGCGCGCTCTGTGCCGAGCCTGATGTGCTTCTCCTCGACGAACCGCTTTCGGCGCTCGACCTCAAGCTGCGCCAGCACATGCGTACCGAGCTGCGCGAAATCCAGCAGCGTGTCGGCATCACCTTCATCTACATCACCCACGACCAGGGCGAAGCGCTGACCATGTCCGACCAGATCGCGGTGATGAAGGCCGGCGTGATCGACCAGATCGACACGGGCCGCACCATCTACAACGATCCGGCGACCGCGTTTGCGGCCTCCTTCGTGGGCGAGAACAACGTCTTCCGCGGCACCATCAAGGAGGTGAAGGGCGACGAGGCCGTGATCGCGACCAACCGTTCTGGCGACTTGCTGGCGACGATCTCCACCGCCAACCGGGGCAAGATGAAAGCCGGCGACAAGGCGATGGTGTTCATTCGTCCCGAGGCCTTCTCCATCGCCACGACCGGCGCCAAGGGCGATCACTTCGTCACCGCCAAGGTCACCAACGAGGAATTCGAGGGCAACGCCTACAACATCTTCATGGAGGGTGAGGGCGGCAAGGAGCTGAAGGTGGCCCTGCCCAATGTCGGCCAGTCCTTCCAAAGCCATCTCGGGGCGCCGATGACGCTGGAATATGACGTGAGGAACGCGATCATCGTGCCTCACGGCGAGCTGGCGACGGAATAGGGGGGACGACGTGATGCCCCGCTTCCTGAAAGAATTCTTCAACCGCAACGGCACCGGCATGGGCCTGATCATGCTGGGTCTCGTCCTGTTCTGGACGATCGGCCTGATCATCCTGCCGCAATTGTCGATGCTCGACTTCTCGTTCCGGCCGAACCTGCCGCCGCCGGAATATGGCGGGCCCAAGGACGTCTACACGCTGGAGAACTACCAATACCTGATCTTCGGGCCCGAGGGCGGCAGCCAGAGCTACAACTCGGTCGACCTGCGGGTCTTCTACCGCACGATCATCGCCGCGATATTCGTGACGCTCTTCAACCTGATCCTGTGCTACCCGATCGCCTATTACCTCGGGCAGTCGAAGGGCAACCACATCCGCATTTTCGCGCTGATGCTGATCATCCCCTACTGGATCAACGAGATCCTGCGCGCCTTCGCGCTGCGGATCATCTTCGGCGAAAGCGGGGTGATCAACTCGGTACTCATGGGGCTCGGCATCTTCGACGCGCCCTTCGACTTCATCCGCAACGACATCGCGCTCTATGCGGGCCTCGGCTATGCCTACATCCTGCTGATGATCTTCCCGATCTACAACGTGATCGAAAGCCTCGACCGCAACCAGATCGAAGCGGCCCGCGACATGGGCGCGAGCTGGACCAAGATTCACCGGCGGGTGGTCATCCCCTATGCCAAGCCCGGCATCAGCTCGGGCTGCACCATGGTCTTCATGCTGAGCGCCGGCGCGCTGGCCGCGCCGCAGATCCTCGGCGGGCCGTCGAGCCTTTGGTTTACCCAGCTGATCTACCAGCAGTTCAACGACAACAATGACTGGCCGCAGGGCGCGGCCTACGCGATCGTTCTGCTGGTGACCTGTATCCTCTTCGTTCTGGCGATCATGCGCCTGTTCAAGGTGAACATGGGGGATATCGGGAAATGAACCTGTCCGCCATCCGCGTCAGCGTCTGGATCTACCTCGCGATCTTCTTCGCCTACCTGCTGGGGCCGCTGGTGATCATGTCGGTCACGGCGTTCAACTCGTCGGCCTTTCCGCGGGCGACCCCGTGGGAATGCCTGACATTCGACTGGTTCGGAGAGCTCTTCCGGGACGAGCGCATCCTGAACGGGATCAAGAACTCCTTCATCATCGGCGCGGGCACTGTGGTGCTGTCGGTGGCGATGGGTCTGGCGGCGGCGCTGATGCTGACCCAGATCTGGCCCAAGCTGCGCGCCACCTATTACACGGTGATCATCGCGCCGATTCTCATTCCAGGCGTGGTGCTGGGCATCTCGACGCTGGTCTTCTGGGACCGGATCAACCGGTTCCTGGGGCTTGGCCCCGACAGCTTCCTGTCGAACGGCATCTTCCTGACGGTCATCGGCCAGTCGACCTTCATCGCCAGCTACTGCATGCTGGTACTGGTCGCCCGGCTGCAGCGCTACGACATCGGACAAACCGAAGCGGCGCTCGACCTCGGCGCCACCCATGCCCAGGCGTTCCGCAAGGTGCTGCTGCCGTTCATGCGGCCCGCCATCGCCTCGGCCGCGGTGCTGGCCTTCCTTGCCAGCTTCGAGAACTACAACACCACCACCTTCACCTTCGGCCAGTACCCGACACTGACGATCGAACTGGCCCAGAAGGTGCGCTATGGCATCAACCCGTCGATCTCGGCCCTGGCCTTCATCATCGTCGTGCTGACCGTGTTCTTCGCCCTGCTGAACGAGTCGATCATCCGGCGGCGCGAACTGGCTTTCGCGGCCCGGCAAAACAAGTCCGTGGGCGAGGTCACAGGCGGTGTGAAGCTGCCGCGTTTCCTGTCTGGCAACCCTGCCGCCATCGTGCTGGTGATCTTCTGCATCGGTGCGATCACGGTCGTGGGCACCGCCTCGGCCTACAGCCCCGACGCCTGTATTCAGCGCGTGACGGAAGAGAAGCGCCTCGAAGCCGAGCAGCGCATCCAGGAACTGCGCGAACAGCGCGAGGAGGAACGGCGCCAGCGGGAAGAGGAGCGGCAGCGCAAGTTCGAAGGCGTGTTCGACCCTGACGAGCTGACCCCGGGTACCGAGGCGCCGGAAGACGCCGCGCCGAACACAGGCGACAATTCCGGCTTCGGCAATGTCTTCGATCCCGGCAACCTGCAGGGAGAGGAAGAAGAGAGCACGGCACCGGGAGAAGAGACCGACAGCTCCGGCTTCGGGAACGTCTTCGACCCGGGCAACCTGCAAAGCGAGGAAGACAACAGCGCGGCACCGGACGAAGAGAGTGATACCTCGGGCTTCGGCAACGTGTTCGACCCCACCAACCTGCAGGGTGGATCTGAGGACGAAAGCACGGCGCCGGAGGCCGACAGTAACAACTCAGGCTTCGGCAACGTGTTCAATCCCGACAACCTGCAAAGCGAGTAGGCGGGAGCGTTCCGCCGGAGGCTGATACCGCCGCACAAGCTGGGGCTCTCGCCGCCGTGACAACACCCGCAACGAAAAAGGGGCGCCCCGCAAGGCGCAAGCCCCTTACCGTATGTGTGGAAGATTGCGCGCTGCCAATGGCAGCGCGCTTTTTATTCATTCTCCGAAGAGATCCCGCTCGTAGACTTTGCCCTTAGCGAGGCCGAGTTTCATCGCCGGGGTTCGTTTTGTGTCCCGTGATCCCATCCAGTTGTGGTGAAAGCGGTAGATCTCGATGATCTTGACCAGCATCTCCGGCTTGTAGAGGAAGTGCCGATCCCAGGTTCGGCCATTCGCGCTTGGCGTCGAGACTGGCCGGGATGCTGGCCGCACATTGCTGCGAATCTTGTGGAAATAGCTGTCCACGCTCCGCAGCGTGGCGAGACGCATCAATCTCGCGCATCGCTCTGTTGAGAGCTCGGGTCGGTCCGTCTTGAGATCAACGGCCCGGGAAGGTTCGGACTTCGTGTGATACGGCCAATCGAAGGGAGAGCCGATAGGCCTGCCGGCGAGACGCTTGACGATCTCCCTGTCGATTTCCTCGTTCAGCACGAACTCCGGCAGGCTGTTGAGCTGATGTGCGGTCAGGTTGAGATCATTCCGCAAGTCTCGGCGCCCTTGGGCATAGAGAGCCTCGCGTGCGTCGTTGAACTCGTATTTGGCGAAGGACACTGTTGCCACATCCACCCGACCCACCGCGACCTCCGGCGCGAAGGCTGCGAGAAAAGCCTTGCTGAGGCCGGCGTCGCCGTCCTGAACGAAAAAGAAGCGGCTTTCGGATCTCGACACCATTCGGCGGAGCATCAGCGCGTGAGCAAACTGCTGGATGTCTTGGCGCACGAGGCCGCCTACATGCGGCAGTTGTAAACCCAGATCGACATCTGCGAGGATCTCGGGGTCGATCTCGGCGCCTGCGGTGATGTCGTCGAGATATTTCTTGAACTCGGAGGCCGTCCAGAGACGTCCGTGGTGCCGCCAGCAGCGGTCCTTTGCCAGATCTCCATTGGCCGACATGTCGGCCTCGATCTGTCTCATATCGCCCGTAGGGTCGAACTGGAGATGCCCGAGGACGATGAAGCCCGAGTTCGCGTGCGCGGTGCAGAGGTGCTGCACGGACACGGAAGCACGCTTCTTGCGGTTGGGCCAGTTGAGGGTCAGCGTCTGGCTGTCCGTCGCAAAGCGGCGGCCATATCTCACCCAGTCGACATCGCGGAGATCGCCTTCCCGCCGATCGGTGAACTCTCGAACCCGATCGTAGATGAAGTCGATCTTCCGATAGACATCACGCGGCGCGACATCGGCGATCTCCGTGATCTTCGACAGGGAGGTTCCGTGAACGAGCAGTTTCAGGATCTGCCCGTTCTTGGATTGGCGTCGATGATTGCGGGCCGGATGGCCAATGGTGAATGTCGATCGACATTTCTTACAGGCGTATCGCTGATGCCCAGCTTTGGTCCGCCCCGTCCTCCAGTAGAGATCAGGTCTTTTATCCACCGTTTTCCCGTGTGAAAGGCAATCAGCATTTGGGCACGACTTGCCCATACCGTGGAAGCATTGCAAT from the Roseovarius indicus genome contains:
- a CDS encoding extracellular solute-binding protein, coding for MTTKSNLTRRSVLRGATTMGAAALAAPLYSKSALASSGEINILMWSDYLPEKFIADFEGETGIKINYTGIGSNEEIINKMKATKGQGFDIVSPTNNRSLQWEPLELLQPFDMSKVNIDAVNPAMAKIGTDAWNFGGEGVHWLPHIWGTEGIAYRTDLWLPSGDAPSYGDVWSEENAGKTMGRAHSMMLGAGLYMEASGQMEPGSVWSAYSDEETMRKVWTQIADWTIERKNRIKLIWNDADTQKNGLLNEGVIVGQTWDGPPLALKSAGEPVHYQAPVEGAMAWVDGMSVPIGAQNMEQIYAFIDFAYQQEPAGVAIDSHGYNSPVLGADQYSGDTYKKNFAEAYPGDSLANLNPWPAEAPWYAEVRTEFVNKFKSA
- a CDS encoding ABC transporter ATP-binding protein codes for the protein MSAGVGVDLENLWIRFGDFVAVRDANVAIKGGNFFSFLGPSGCGKTTILRAVSGFLEPSEGRVLIGGNDMKGIGPNKRPTALIFQNLALFPLMKVWENITFSLEIKGASTAERRKRADELLEMIALKGQGDKLPSELSGGQRQRVAIARALCAEPDVLLLDEPLSALDLKLRQHMRTELREIQQRVGITFIYITHDQGEALTMSDQIAVMKAGVIDQIDTGRTIYNDPATAFAASFVGENNVFRGTIKEVKGDEAVIATNRSGDLLATISTANRGKMKAGDKAMVFIRPEAFSIATTGAKGDHFVTAKVTNEEFEGNAYNIFMEGEGGKELKVALPNVGQSFQSHLGAPMTLEYDVRNAIIVPHGELATE
- a CDS encoding ABC transporter permease — translated: MPRFLKEFFNRNGTGMGLIMLGLVLFWTIGLIILPQLSMLDFSFRPNLPPPEYGGPKDVYTLENYQYLIFGPEGGSQSYNSVDLRVFYRTIIAAIFVTLFNLILCYPIAYYLGQSKGNHIRIFALMLIIPYWINEILRAFALRIIFGESGVINSVLMGLGIFDAPFDFIRNDIALYAGLGYAYILLMIFPIYNVIESLDRNQIEAARDMGASWTKIHRRVVIPYAKPGISSGCTMVFMLSAGALAAPQILGGPSSLWFTQLIYQQFNDNNDWPQGAAYAIVLLVTCILFVLAIMRLFKVNMGDIGK
- a CDS encoding ABC transporter permease, yielding MNLSAIRVSVWIYLAIFFAYLLGPLVIMSVTAFNSSAFPRATPWECLTFDWFGELFRDERILNGIKNSFIIGAGTVVLSVAMGLAAALMLTQIWPKLRATYYTVIIAPILIPGVVLGISTLVFWDRINRFLGLGPDSFLSNGIFLTVIGQSTFIASYCMLVLVARLQRYDIGQTEAALDLGATHAQAFRKVLLPFMRPAIASAAVLAFLASFENYNTTTFTFGQYPTLTIELAQKVRYGINPSISALAFIIVVLTVFFALLNESIIRRRELAFAARQNKSVGEVTGGVKLPRFLSGNPAAIVLVIFCIGAITVVGTASAYSPDACIQRVTEEKRLEAEQRIQELREQREEERRQREEERQRKFEGVFDPDELTPGTEAPEDAAPNTGDNSGFGNVFDPGNLQGEEEESTAPGEETDSSGFGNVFDPGNLQSEEDNSAAPDEESDTSGFGNVFDPTNLQGGSEDESTAPEADSNNSGFGNVFNPDNLQSE
- a CDS encoding IS1 family transposase, with the translated sequence MKSVSQKSATGPKRRLPLPFFGVDVNFCRNAQCAHFGVRPDPRDGRGLRLSAVNANFPRGKVGGTGDDKYFECGYCGQESVVKNNRAIVEEYTRLRRLQCFHGMGKSCPNADCLSHGKTVDKRPDLYWRTGRTKAGHQRYACKKCRSTFTIGHPARNHRRQSKNGQILKLLVHGTSLSKITEIADVAPRDVYRKIDFIYDRVREFTDRREGDLRDVDWVRYGRRFATDSQTLTLNWPNRKKRASVSVQHLCTAHANSGFIVLGHLQFDPTGDMRQIEADMSANGDLAKDRCWRHHGRLWTASEFKKYLDDITAGAEIDPEILADVDLGLQLPHVGGLVRQDIQQFAHALMLRRMVSRSESRFFFVQDGDAGLSKAFLAAFAPEVAVGRVDVATVSFAKYEFNDAREALYAQGRRDLRNDLNLTAHQLNSLPEFVLNEEIDREIVKRLAGRPIGSPFDWPYHTKSEPSRAVDLKTDRPELSTERCARLMRLATLRSVDSYFHKIRSNVRPASRPVSTPSANGRTWDRHFLYKPEMLVKIIEIYRFHHNWMGSRDTKRTPAMKLGLAKGKVYERDLFGE